The genomic window GACGACCTGCACCGCGACGGGCAGACCACGTGGGAGGGGGTGCGCAACTACCAGGCGCGCAACTTCCTTCGCGACGACGCCCAGCCGGGCGACCGGGTGCTGTATTACCACAGCAATGCCGATCCGCCCGGCGTGGCGGGGCTGGCCACGGTGGCGCGCGCGGGGTATCCGGACCCGACCGCCCGTGATTCCGGGAGCGACTACTTCGATCCGAAGGCGTCGGACCAGGACCCGCGCTGGTACATGATCGACGTGGCGTTCGCGGAAAAGTTCCCGGCCGTGGTGTCGCTCGACGCCCTGCGGCAGACGCCCGGGCTGGAGAAGATGCTCGTCATCAACAAGAGCCGCCTTTCCGTGCAGCCGGTTACGGATGAAGAGTTCGAGATCGTGGTGAGGCTGGGGCGAGGGGGAAGTGCGTGAGTGCGTGAGTGCGAAAGTGCGAAAAGGGCCGCGACGGGGTGTCGCGGCCCTTTCGTTGTCATCCTGACGGAGCGGCCACGCCGAACCGGCCGGCCCGCCGAGTCGTGCAGCGACCGAAGGATCCGCCACACACTCCGCGTGACGCGCCGACCCGGCCCCGGCACACACCGCCAGCAGGGCTCCGTGCCGCTGCCGCGCCCGGGCTGAGAAGTGACGCAGGCTAGATCCTTCGGCCCGCGAGGGCTGTCGCACGGGCGAGTCCGGTGCGCTCGGGCCTCTGGATGACAGGCTGCCGGCTCAGCCGAAAGCCGGGCGTGCCACACGCCCGCGGCAGCACCGAGGCAAGCCAATCCACGAAGGTGGATTTCGTGTAGTCGTTGCAGCGAATTCATTCGCCCGTGGAGGCGTGGTTCGCAAACGGCCTGGGTCCCCGCCGCGTCGGCTTTGGCGCCCCATCGGAGTGTGTGGCGGATCCTTCAGTCGCTGCGTAGATCAGTGCGGCGGCGGGTTCGGGGTGGCCGCTCCTTCAGGATGACGTGCCAAGGCCTTCTGGCGCTCACGGACTCACGCACTTCCCATCCCCCGCGGTACAATTCATGATCTCCTGCGCACCCGGGGGCGGGAGGCGGAACCAGACCCGGGGCGCACGATGGCGGAGACGACGAGCGGAGCGGGCGGCAGCGCGGGAGACCCGGTTCTGGCGGCGCTGGACCAGGCCGCCGCCGCGCACCGCGCGCGCGAATCGGAGTGGCGGGCCCATCAGACGGCCACCGAAGAGGCGCTGCGCGAGGCCCAGGCGGCCCTGGAAGCCGAAGAGGCCGAGTGGACGGCCGCCCGCGCGCGGCTGGAGGCCGACCTGGCGATGGAGCGGGCCCAGGCCGAGCGCCACCGCCACCGCGCCGAGTGCCTGGAGCGCGCCCTTCGCGAAATCCACGGCGCGCTGTTCAGCGGCGACGTCTACGCGCTGATCCTGCGGGCGTGCCTGACCATTACCCAGGCATCCCGCGGCGTCTACGTGACCAGCGCCGCGGGAAGCGACCGCCTTCGCGTGCGGGCGGCGATGGGGATGACGGGGATGGAGCTGGGCGATGCGTCGCCCACCATCGCCGCGCTCTGCCGGCAGGTGCTGGAATCGGGCGAAACGCTGGTGAGCAACGACGGACGTCCCGCCGGCATTCCGGCGCCCGGAAAAGGCGAGCAGTTCCGCAACTTCGTGGCGGCCCCCGTGGTGCTGATGTCGGACCTGCACGGGGTGATCATCGCAGGCGACCGGCAGAGCGGCGAGTTCGACCACCAGGACGTCGATTCCCTGCTGGCGGTGGGCGACCAGGCTGCGGTTGCGGTGCGCAACCGGCGCCTGGAGCGCGAGCTGCAAAAGGCCTATCTGTCGACGGTGAGCATGCTTGCCGACGCCATGGAGGCCAAGGACCCCTCCACGCACGGGCACTGCGAGATGGCGTCGCGGTATGCGCGGATGGTGGCGGAACGGATGGAGCTACCCTCGCACGAGATGGCGGTGGTGTGCTACTCGGCCCTGCTTCACGACGTGGGGAAGATCGGCGTGAGCGACGGCGTGCTGAACAAGCCGGGGCCGCTGCTGCCGGAAGAGGTGGAGCTGGTGAGGGCGCACGTGCGGGTGGGGCACGACCTGCTGATCACGGTGCCCGCGCTGGGCCCCGTGGCCGACGTGGTGCTTCACCACCACGAGTGGTACGACGGGAGCGGGTACCCGGACGGGCTTACCGGGGAGAAGATTCCCCTCGCCGCGCGCATCGTGTCGG from Longimicrobium sp. includes these protein-coding regions:
- a CDS encoding EVE domain-containing protein translates to DDLHRDGQTTWEGVRNYQARNFLRDDAQPGDRVLYYHSNADPPGVAGLATVARAGYPDPTARDSGSDYFDPKASDQDPRWYMIDVAFAEKFPAVVSLDALRQTPGLEKMLVINKSRLSVQPVTDEEFEIVVRLGRGGSA
- a CDS encoding GAF and HD-GYP domain-containing protein produces the protein MAETTSGAGGSAGDPVLAALDQAAAAHRARESEWRAHQTATEEALREAQAALEAEEAEWTAARARLEADLAMERAQAERHRHRAECLERALREIHGALFSGDVYALILRACLTITQASRGVYVTSAAGSDRLRVRAAMGMTGMELGDASPTIAALCRQVLESGETLVSNDGRPAGIPAPGKGEQFRNFVAAPVVLMSDLHGVIIAGDRQSGEFDHQDVDSLLAVGDQAAVAVRNRRLERELQKAYLSTVSMLADAMEAKDPSTHGHCEMASRYARMVAERMELPSHEMAVVCYSALLHDVGKIGVSDGVLNKPGPLLPEEVELVRAHVRVGHDLLITVPALGPVADVVLHHHEWYDGSGYPDGLTGEKIPLAARIVSAVDAYCAMMTRRSYKEAYSADHARAELERCSGTQFDPTVVQVLLEVLDDPRAEDQDEDYDAECGLLPSFVPLTERGELAGITFG